In one window of Posidoniimonas corsicana DNA:
- a CDS encoding endo-1,4-beta-xylanase — protein sequence MLRSAPAVVLLLAAAVVCRGDEFVLSDFDGAGFSYTYGGFEQQSDAGSVRLYDPADGWGAGVVNQTLDLSGFADGRLVVDFTPNAAHGTDFFLVQLNDASGLSGRWNFNASGYTPGEPVRLTSLNTLAEPDAVYDGSGFVDTPPDLSQITNWAVEGQWASPEPFDLTFDNLLVSTDAPPPPPYEGHAPDAPWRAEAAARIDAVRKADLTVRVTDASGAEVAGAGVRVRQQSHAFGFGSAVQAVRLRDNNPVHDDYKDKVAELFNIATIENNLKWPPWEGEWGSNFTRAGAAQTLDWLESHGIAARGHVLVWPGESNLPADVRSLLAGAPLNTAEQQQLRDRVAGHIADLAGEFSGRIGWWDVVNEPRANHDIMDNLPEGDAAMAEWFQLAAAAAPDARLYLNEYGILTSGGGVDTSNQRLLEDQLEALIDAGAPVDGVGLQGHFSDASLTGPERLWQIVDRYADLGLDVQVTEFDYNTTDEQLQAEYLRDFMTAMFAHEGVSDVVMWGFWEDAHFAPDAALFRSDWSIKPNGQAFIDLVFGEWWTDESLATNDQGEASLRAFKGQQLVTVTWAGAEHVAQVQLAEDGTVESLTLPFLLGDYNADGSVDAADYTVWRDALGNSVAAPGQGADGNGDGQVTQADYQVWRMNYGARLPAAGVGAVPEPAAWLLAPAAWAALAIRRRRR from the coding sequence ATGCTCCGCTCCGCCCCTGCTGTTGTGTTGTTGCTTGCCGCCGCGGTGGTCTGCCGCGGCGATGAATTCGTGCTTTCCGACTTCGATGGCGCGGGGTTCTCCTACACCTACGGCGGCTTCGAGCAGCAGTCCGATGCCGGCAGCGTCCGGTTGTATGACCCGGCGGACGGCTGGGGCGCCGGCGTGGTGAACCAGACGCTCGACCTCTCGGGCTTCGCCGACGGGCGGCTGGTGGTCGACTTCACACCGAACGCCGCCCATGGGACCGACTTCTTCCTGGTTCAATTGAACGACGCGTCCGGCTTGTCCGGGCGGTGGAACTTCAACGCCAGCGGCTACACGCCGGGCGAACCGGTGCGGCTGACTTCGCTCAACACGCTGGCCGAGCCCGACGCCGTGTACGACGGCAGCGGCTTCGTCGACACGCCGCCGGACCTGTCGCAGATCACCAACTGGGCCGTCGAGGGGCAGTGGGCCTCGCCCGAGCCGTTCGACCTCACCTTCGACAACCTGCTGGTCAGCACCGACGCCCCGCCGCCCCCGCCGTACGAGGGCCACGCGCCCGACGCGCCCTGGCGGGCCGAGGCCGCCGCGCGGATCGACGCCGTCCGCAAGGCCGACCTCACCGTCCGCGTGACCGACGCCAGCGGCGCGGAGGTCGCCGGGGCCGGCGTGCGGGTGCGGCAGCAGTCGCACGCGTTCGGCTTCGGCTCCGCCGTGCAGGCGGTCCGCCTCCGCGACAACAACCCGGTGCACGACGACTACAAGGACAAGGTGGCCGAGCTGTTCAACATCGCGACCATCGAAAACAACCTCAAGTGGCCTCCCTGGGAAGGCGAGTGGGGGAGCAACTTCACCCGCGCGGGCGCCGCGCAGACGCTCGACTGGCTTGAGTCGCACGGCATCGCGGCCCGCGGGCACGTGCTGGTCTGGCCGGGCGAGTCTAACCTGCCGGCGGACGTTCGCTCGCTGCTGGCCGGCGCGCCGCTCAACACGGCCGAGCAGCAGCAGCTGCGCGACCGGGTGGCCGGCCACATCGCCGACCTGGCCGGCGAGTTCTCCGGACGCATCGGCTGGTGGGACGTCGTGAACGAGCCCCGCGCCAACCACGACATCATGGACAACCTGCCCGAGGGCGACGCCGCCATGGCCGAATGGTTCCAGCTGGCCGCCGCCGCCGCGCCCGACGCCAGGCTCTACCTCAACGAGTACGGCATCCTCACCTCGGGCGGCGGGGTCGACACGTCTAACCAGCGGCTGCTCGAGGACCAGCTCGAAGCCCTCATCGACGCCGGCGCGCCGGTCGACGGCGTCGGCCTGCAGGGGCACTTCTCCGACGCCAGCCTCACCGGCCCCGAGCGCCTGTGGCAGATCGTCGACCGCTACGCCGACTTGGGCCTCGACGTGCAGGTCACCGAGTTCGACTACAACACCACCGACGAGCAGCTCCAGGCCGAGTACCTCCGCGACTTCATGACCGCGATGTTCGCCCACGAGGGCGTGTCGGACGTGGTGATGTGGGGCTTCTGGGAGGACGCCCACTTCGCGCCCGACGCCGCCCTGTTCCGCAGCGACTGGAGCATCAAGCCCAACGGCCAGGCGTTCATCGACCTGGTGTTCGGCGAGTGGTGGACCGACGAGTCGCTCGCCACTAACGACCAAGGCGAGGCTTCCCTGCGGGCGTTTAAGGGCCAGCAGCTGGTGACCGTTACCTGGGCGGGCGCCGAGCACGTGGCCCAAGTGCAGCTCGCCGAGGACGGCACGGTAGAGTCACTTACGCTCCCGTTCCTGCTGGGCGACTACAACGCCGATGGCTCGGTCGACGCGGCCGACTACACCGTGTGGCGCGACGCCCTGGGCAACTCGGTCGCCGCCCCCGGCCAGGGCGCCGACGGCAACGGCGACGGCCAGGTAACCCAGGCGGACTACCAGGTCTGGCGGATGAACTACGGCGCCCGGCTGCCCGCCGCCGGCGTTGGGGCGGTCCCCGAACCAGCCGCGTGGCTGCTCGCGCCGGCGGCCTGGGCCGCGTTGGCGATCCGCCGCCGCCGCCGGTAG
- a CDS encoding acyltransferase family protein: MAQPLPDRPARRHDLDALRAVAMLLGIVLHVILSFAPQTAAAWPVTDVSANGVYDLLMAAIHGFRMPLFFLLSGFFTAMLWRSRGLKALLTHRARRIGLPLFVGMFTIVPATWAAFIFVAIAGELAAKPDDSSAPPTQAEQFWEAVNGGQLEPVRAYVDSGADLNLRHPGSGATPLGSAIALGHDELVAYLLESGADPDFGSRDQDTPLHVAAFFGRDECCRLLLAHDANPTATNRLGSTPLDNARVDWVTTRFFSELIGIEVSRTQVEEGRAALIPMLEQAAGADGAPPPPASNALISGLYFMLVYFPVFHHLWFLWYLCWLIPAFAVYAWLADRFAWRGPPAAALLSPLRWLWLVPATLVPQWMMGELETLYGPDTSTGLIPAPHILLYYALFFFVGAWYYDAHDGAGRLTRGWRWTLPVALLVVFPLGYEVTLGPWGLRDAWLDPAWFHPLASLLQVLYVWLMVFGSMGLFAAVYSDESRVMRYLSDSSYWLYLAHLPVVIIGQYLIAGWVFPSLGKIGLLLGVVSALLLLSYDWLVRYTWIGRMLNGPRTRPRRSEQPVAVDAA; the protein is encoded by the coding sequence ATGGCCCAGCCGCTGCCAGACCGCCCCGCCCGCCGCCACGACCTCGACGCGCTCCGCGCGGTCGCGATGCTGCTGGGCATCGTGCTGCACGTGATCCTCTCGTTCGCGCCGCAGACCGCCGCCGCGTGGCCGGTGACCGACGTCTCGGCCAACGGCGTGTACGACCTGCTAATGGCGGCGATCCACGGGTTCCGCATGCCGCTGTTCTTCCTCCTCAGCGGGTTCTTCACCGCCATGCTGTGGCGGAGCCGCGGCCTGAAGGCGCTGCTCACGCACCGCGCGCGGCGGATCGGCCTGCCGCTGTTCGTTGGGATGTTCACCATCGTCCCCGCCACCTGGGCCGCGTTCATCTTCGTCGCAATCGCGGGAGAACTGGCCGCTAAGCCCGACGACTCGTCCGCCCCGCCCACGCAGGCCGAGCAGTTCTGGGAAGCCGTCAACGGGGGCCAGCTCGAACCGGTGCGTGCGTACGTGGACTCGGGCGCCGACCTCAACCTCCGCCACCCCGGGAGCGGCGCCACGCCGCTCGGCTCGGCGATCGCCCTCGGGCACGACGAGCTGGTCGCGTACCTGCTGGAGAGCGGCGCCGACCCAGACTTTGGCAGCCGCGACCAGGACACCCCGCTGCACGTCGCGGCCTTCTTTGGACGGGACGAGTGCTGCCGGCTGCTGCTCGCCCACGACGCCAACCCCACGGCGACCAACCGCCTGGGCTCGACGCCGCTCGACAACGCCCGGGTCGATTGGGTCACCACCAGGTTCTTCTCCGAGCTGATCGGCATCGAGGTCAGCCGCACGCAGGTCGAGGAGGGCCGCGCGGCGCTGATCCCGATGCTCGAGCAGGCCGCCGGCGCCGACGGCGCGCCGCCCCCGCCCGCCAGCAACGCGCTGATCAGCGGCCTGTACTTCATGCTGGTCTACTTCCCGGTGTTCCACCACCTGTGGTTCTTGTGGTACCTGTGCTGGCTGATCCCGGCGTTCGCGGTCTACGCGTGGCTGGCCGACCGGTTCGCGTGGCGCGGCCCGCCGGCCGCGGCGCTGCTGTCGCCGCTGCGGTGGCTGTGGCTCGTGCCCGCGACCCTCGTGCCGCAGTGGATGATGGGCGAGCTCGAAACCCTCTACGGCCCCGACACGTCCACCGGCCTGATCCCGGCGCCGCACATCCTGCTGTACTACGCGCTGTTCTTCTTCGTCGGCGCCTGGTACTACGACGCGCACGACGGCGCCGGCCGCCTGACCCGCGGCTGGCGGTGGACGCTGCCGGTCGCGCTGCTGGTGGTGTTCCCGCTCGGGTACGAGGTCACGCTCGGCCCGTGGGGCCTCCGCGACGCGTGGCTCGACCCCGCGTGGTTCCACCCGCTCGCTTCGCTGCTGCAGGTGCTGTACGTCTGGCTGATGGTGTTCGGCTCGATGGGCCTGTTCGCCGCGGTCTACAGCGATGAGAGCCGCGTCATGCGGTACCTGTCCGACTCGTCGTACTGGCTCTACCTGGCGCACCTGCCGGTGGTGATCATCGGGCAGTACCTGATCGCCGGCTGGGTGTTCCCGTCGCTCGGCAAGATCGGCCTGCTGCTGGGCGTGGTCAGCGCGCTCCTGCTGCTCAGCTACGACTGGCTGGTCCGCTACACGTGGATCGGGCGGATGCTCAACGGCCCGCGCACACGCCCCCGCCGCAGCGAGCAACCTGTAGCCGTTGACGCCGCCTAA